The window CGCTCCCGACTGCCGACGCAGCCCGCGCTATCTTCCCGGTGCGTGAGCTCGACGAGGCGGAGGTGCGCGCGCTCGGCTACGGCCAGTGGGTGGAGCCCTCGGGCCGGGACGAGGTAGTCGCCGCGCTGTCGCCGTCGGGCATCCTCGTGGCGCTGCTGGAGGACACCCGCCGCCGAGGCGAGAACCTCGCCAAACCCGTGCTGGTGCTTGCGCCAGCAGGCTGAGCCCGGCTTGGCCCGGGCTCGGGCTAGGCTCTATGACCGGTGCCAGATGTCGCGCGAGCGGCCGTCGCACCCCGCGCCATCCGATTCATGAGGAGCTATCCGCGTGCAGCTGTGGACGGACCTGGAGCAGGTTCCCCCGGGATTCGGGCCATCTGTGGTGACGATCGGCAACTTCGACGGCGTCCACCGCGGCCATCAGGCGGTCCTCGACCGCATCCTCCGGCTCGCCCGGGGCGATGCGGCGAGCGCCGTCGCGGTGACGTTCCATCCGCACCCGGCGGCGGTCCACCGGCCGACGTCGGCTCCGGAGCTGATCACGGGCCTCGAGGACCGGCTGGCGCTCATGGAGCGAACCGGTCTCGACGCGACCCTGCTGGTCGGCTACACCCTCGACTTCGCGGCGCAGACCCCTGAGGAGTTCGTCTCGCGATACCTCGTGGACGGCCTCGGCGCGCGTACGGTGGTCGTCGGTCACGACGTGCGCTTCGGCAAGCAGAACGCCGGCACCCTGGCCACGATGGTCGAGCTCGGCGGGCAGCACGGGTTCGAGGTCGTCGCGATCGAGGACGTGGGCGACTCGCAGCCGGCCGACGGCGACGGGCACCAGCGCTGGTCGTCGACGGCGGTGCGCGCCCTGCTCGCGGAGGGCGACGTCGACCAGGCCGCCGACGTGCTCGGCCGCCCGCACCTGGTGCGCGGCACGGTGGTGCACGGCGACGCCCGGGGCCGCGAGATGGGCTTCCCGACCGCCAACCTGGGCGACATCACGGGGCTCGTCCCGGCCGACGGCGTCTACGCCGGCTGGCTGCGCCGGGGCTCGGCCGCCACCTGCGCGAGCCTGGCCGGGCCCGAGCATGACCGCACCGCGGTGTCCGGCGCGGGGCTGGGCCAGGAGGAGATCCTGCCCGCAGCGATCTCCGTCGGCACAAACCCGACGTTCGACGGCGTGGAGCGCCGCGTCGAGGCGTACGTGCTCGACCGCACCGACCTCGACCTGTACGACCAGACGGTGGTGCTGGAGTTCGTGGCCCACCTGCGGCCCACCCTGCGCTTCGACGGCATGGAGCCGCTCATCGCCCAGATGAACGACGACGTGGCCCGCTCCCGCAAGATCCTGCGGCCCTGAATGCCCGCGTTGAGGTGGGCATGACGTTCCTCGAGCTTTCCGACCTGTCCGTCGGGTACAGCGGTAACGCCGTCTGCCCGCCGGTCTCGCTGAAGCTGGCTGCCGGCGATGCCGTCGCCGTGATCGGCACCAACGGCACCGGCAAGTCCACGCTGCTGCGCACCGTCCTCGGCCTGCAGGAGCCGCTGTCGGGCAAGGTCAGCGCCTTCGGCCGGCCGGTGGACGAGCGCGAGCGAGGTTTTAGGGCCCGCGTCGCGGGCGTCATGGACGACGACGCGTTCTTTCCCGGCGTGACCGTCCGCGAGCACCTGGTGCTCACCGCACGCGGCCACGGTGTGCCCGGGGCCGGCGCCGCCGTGGATCGGGTGCTCGACCACGTGGGCATCACCGGGCACGGCGGCGCCATGCCGCACACCCTGTCCTCCGGGCAGCGCCGCCGGTTCCTGCTCGCGAGCGCGCTCGTGCGTCCGCGGGACCTGCTTGTGCTCGACGAGCCGGAGCAGCGCCTCGACACCGCCATGCGCGCCCGCCTCGCCGACACGCTGCGCGCCGAGGCGGACGCGGGCACCGCGGTCCTGTTCGCCACCCACGACGACCGGCTCCTGGCCGCGACCGGCGCGAGCGCGCTGTATCTGTCCGACGACGGCGCCGTGCTGGTCGAGCCGGCCGACGCACCGGGTGTGCTGGCGGGCTTCCGGTGACGGGCGCAGGCGCGCACTACGACGCGGGTATCGCCGTCGAACCCCCGCTCCCACGCCTGGTCGGGGACGACGACGAGCGGCTCACCGGGGCTGAGCTGCGCCGGCTGACCGCGCGCGTGCGGGCGCACAACCTGCCCGCCGCGCCGGGCCGGGTGGCGATGGACGTCGGCGAGGTGGTGGTCTCGCTCGCGATCGTCGTGCTGTACGTCTGGGGTTTCGGGGCGCCCCTGCGGGAGGTCCTCGTGTCCGACGCGACGGCCTTCGGCCTGGGACCCGGCCTGGTCCAGGCCCTGGTGCTCGCCCTGGCCGTGGTCGCGGGCACGTCGGTAGCGCTGCGCCTCGGGCCGGCCGGTCTACCCGCCGCCGGTGTGCGCTGGTGGGTCCCCACCGCGGCTGACCGGGCCGGGCTCACCTCTCCGTCGGTAGTGCGGGCGACACTCGTCGGTGTCGGCGCGGGCCTGCTCCTGGGCGGTGTCCCCGCTGCCCTCACCGGCGTCGGCCTCGCCGGTATCGCTGCCGACGCGGCGTTCGGCGGAGCGCTTGGCCTCCTCGTCGTCGCGGGCACGGGAGTGCTGCAGGTGACCGGCGCGGCGTCGGGCAGCGGGCCGGGCCGGGTGCTCGACCTACTGCTGGCCGCGGTGCCGGCGGTGGGCCTCGGGCTCGCGCTGTGGGCGCCCGCCTGGGGCGCCTGGGCCGTGCCGTGGTTCGTCCCGGCCGGGCTGGGCGCGGCCGGAGGGGTCGCGCTCGCGGTCTGGGCGCGGCGGCTGGACCGGCTCCGGGCCGGGGAGCTGCGTGCCCGCGCGTCGGCGGCGCTGCAGGCCTCGGTGGCCGTGCTCTCGCTCGACTCGGGCGGCCTGAGCCGGGCGCTGGGCACCGGCCCGACGGCGTCGCGCATCTTTCCCTGGGTGCCCCGCACCGCGCGGGGTCCGGCGAGCGCGCTGCTCGCGGCCGACGCCGTGCTCCTGCTGCGTTCGCCCGCCGCGCTGGCGGGGCTGGTCGCGCTCGCCGCGGCCGGCGCCGTCGTCGTGCAGGTGCCTGTGCTGGCCGGCGGGATCGGGCTGTGGGCGGTGCTTGCCGGCGCGGGTTACGCCGGGGCCCTGGCCGGCGCCGGGGGCCCGCGGGCGGCGGGGGAGAACCCGCGCCTGGACTCGCTGGTGCCGCTGGGGGCCCGGGCCACCCGCGCCGCCCGCACGGTGTGGCCGGCGCTGACCGCGGGGCTCGTGCTGCTGACCGTCCTGGCGATCAGCGGCGGTGGGCCCTTGCTCGCGACGGCGGCTCCCGCCGCGGTCGTCCTCGGTGCTGCCGCGGTCCGGACCGCCTACCGTGGGCCCGTGCCCTGGGACGTGCCGATGATCGCCACCCCGGCGGGTGGGGTGCCGACCGGGCTGGTGCTGCACCAGCTCAAGGGCCTGGACCTGGCGGTGCTCGGCACGCTCCCGCTCGCCTGGGCCGCGGTGTCGGGGGTGGCTCCGCCAGCGCTCGTCGTCGTGCAGGTGCTGTGCGCCGTCGGCGCGGTCGCCTGGGCGACGCACGCCAAGCGCACCTCGTGACACATTGCACGGGTGATGTCACGGTTCGCCGTCGCGTACGTCCCTCACTGGTGGAAGGCCTTCACCCCAGCGAAGGAGATACCGATGGCCCAGACCACGCAGGCACCGCAGCTCGGCGACCCCAACCAAACTCCGAACGAGGCAGTCGACCTGGCGCAGACGCCGGCCGGCCGCACGGTCCGGCGGATCGGGCACGGTGGCGTGTTCGTGCCCGCCGACCCGGACGACACGGGTAAGCCGCACGAAAGCACAGCGACCCTGATGCCACGCACCGAGGCGGCCGTACGCCGTGATCTGCGCGAGCATCGTTTTGACGCCACGACGTCGTTCGACTACCTGCTGCGGCGCCTGGCCGCACGCTATCCGGAGTCGCACCTGCCCGATGGTGAGCAGCTCGACGAGACCCGGGACGCCCTGATGCGACTCGGTGCCGCCATGATCGAGGCACCGGCGGGGCCGCCGGCACCGGGTGCGCCGCCCGTGCCTCCGCGCGACTCCACGATCCCGTCGGTCTACACCTACTGGGGTCAGTTCATCGACCACGACATCACGCTCAACACCAACGGTCCCGACGACGGCTCCGGCCCGGGTGGCGACCAGGCGCTCGGCGACGTGGTGAGCGACCCGTTCCGTACCTTCTCGCCGAAGGTGGTGCGACGCAGCCTGCACAACGGGCGCGTCCCGCTGCTCGACCTCGACAGCCTCTACGGCTCGGGCCCGCGGTTCAAGGGCGAGAAGGACCGCGGCACCACTCGCAGCGAGGCCGCCTACGTGCCCGGCTCGGCCAAGCTGCGGCTCGGCCGGATCAGCACCGCGGCCATCCCCGGGTTCAACCTCGTGGCGCCCGGCGACGACCCGCAGCGCGACCTGCCCCGCAGTGCCGAGCCGGGCAGCGAGCGGATGCCGCTGATCCCGGACAGCCGCAACGACGAGAACCTCGTGGTGGCGCAGTTCCACGTGGCCATGATCCGGTTCCACAACGCCGTCGTGGACTGGGTGGCGGACAAGGAGCCGTGGAACGCCACGACCCAGCGTGAGCTGTTCGACCGCGCGCAGGAGCTCGTCCGGTTCCACTACCAGTGGCTGGTCGTGAACGACTACCTGCGCACCCTTACCAAGCCCGGGGTGCTCGACTCGGTCCTGGCCACCGGGCCGTCGCTGTTCCGGCCCGCGCGTCGCGTGTCGATGCCGCTGGAGTTCGCGGTGGCGGCGTTCCGGTTCGGGCACTCGATGGTGCGTGGCGCCTACGACTTCAACGTCAACTTCACGGGCGGCGGCCCCGGGGGAGTGGCGAGCCTGGACGACCTGTTCCGGTTCACCGGCAACGGCGGGCTGGCGCCCGAGGGCATCGGCCCGTTCCCCGCCCTACCGTCGAACTGGCCCGTCGAGTGGCCCCGGCTGACCGACAAGGGTGACCCCCTGACGTTCCGCATGGCCCGCAAGATCGACCCCTTCCTGGCGGACGGCCTGGGCGACCTGCTGAACGAGGGCAACTCGGCTCCTGTCCCGATCAAGGCGCTGCTGAAGCACCTCGCGCAGCGCAACCTGCTGCGCGGCTACATGCTGGCGATCCCGACGGGGGAGGCCGTGGCAGCCGAGCTTGGGGTGCGTGCGCTCACGCCGGAGCAGCTGCGGCAGAACGCGTCCCCCGAGGTCTCGGCCGCGCTCGACGACCTGGAGGGCACACCGCTGTGGTACTACGTGCTCAAGGAGGCGGAGGTCCAGGGCAACGGCAACTTTCTCGGTGAGGTGGGCAGCCGCATCCTGGTCGAGACGTTCGTGTACCTGCTGCGCCTGGACGACGAGTCCTACCTGCGTCGGCCGGGCCGCGACTGGACTCCGGCGTACGGGGTCCGGTTCGAGGACCGGCGCCTGATCACGACGCTCCCGGACCTCCTGGCGTTCGCGGGCGTCTCCCCGATCGGTCAGGACGACGCCGGTGCACCGGTCTTCCGCCGCACGGGTGACGGCTATGCGGGCCACGACGGGGCGTGACTGGTCTCACCCCCGTCGTCGGGCAGCAGGGCTCAGCACTGGTAAAGTTGTATCGCCGTCTGAACGGCCGCGGATCCAGAGCGCCCCGGTGAACTAGTCCCGGAGCACCGCGCAACGACACTGAAGGAGAGCCATGCCGCTCGACACTGCCACGAAGCAGCAGATCATTTCCGAGTACGGAACCAAGCCGGGCGACTCGGGCTCGCCGGAGGTGCAGATCGCGCTCCTCACGCAGCGCATCAAGGACCTCACCGAGCACCTCAAGGAGCACAAGCACGACCACCACAGCCGTCGTGGCCTGCTGCTCCTCGTGGGCCAGCGCCGTCGTCTCCAGGGTTACCTCAAGGGGATCGACATCGAGCGCTACCGCGCCCTGGTCGACAAGCTCGGCCTGCGCCGCTGACCGTGACGCCTACCAGCCCGGCCCCCGATGCGGGGGCCGGGCTGGTCTGGTGAGATGCTGTAGCAGTACGAAAGCATGACCACGCCACCCGTGACCTCGTCCGGTCCTCGGTAGTGGCTCCCTGAACTCCTTCGCTCCGGCGAACGGCGGTTCGGTGGGCCTCGATCGATGACCGCCAGGCATGGGGGCGTTCCAAGAGAACACACCCAACAGAAGGAGGGCACCCGTGGAGGGTCCCGAGATCCAGTTCGCCGAGGCCGTTATCGACAACGGTCGCTTCGGCACCCGTACCGTCCGGTTCGAGACCGGACGCCTCGCCAAGCAGGCCGCCGGCGCAGTCGCCGCCTACCTCGACGGCGAGACCATGCTGCTGTCGACCACCGCGGCCGGCAAGCACCCCAAGGACCAGTTCGACTTCTTCCCGCTGACGGTGGACGTCGAGGAGCGGATGTACGCCGCGGGCCGTATCCCCGGCTCGTTCTTCCGCCGCGAGGGTCGCCCGTCGACCGACGCGATCCTGACCTGCCGCCTGACCGACCGCCCGCTGCGCCCCCTGTTCGTCAAGGGCCTGCGCAACGAGGTCCAGATCGTCATCACGGTCATGGCGCTGCACCCCGACGACGCATACGACACGCTGGCGATCAACGCCGCGTCGGCGTCGACCCAGATCTCCGGCCTGCCGTTCGACGGCCCGGTCGGCGCGGTCCGCATCGCGCTGGTCGACGGCCAGTGGGTCGCGTTCCCCAAGTACTCCGACAAGGAGCGCGCGGTCTTCGACATGGTCGTGGCCGGCCGTGTTGTCGGTGACGACGTCGCGATCGCCATGATCGAGGCCGAGGCCACCGACAACGCCTGGACCCTCATCAAGAACGAGGGTGTCGCGGCTCCGAACGAGACGGTCGTCGCCGAGGGCATCGAGGCGGCCAAGCCGTTCATCAAGGCCCTGTGCGACGCGCAGGCGCAGCTCGCCGCGCAGTCCGCCAAGGAGACGCAGGAGTTCCCGCTCTTCCCGGACTACCAGGACGACGCCTTCGCCGCCGTCGAGGCGGCCGTGGCCGCGCCGACGCGCGACGCGCTCACCATCGCGGACAAGCAGCAGCGCGAGAACACGCTCGACGAGCTCAAGGCGAGCGTGCACGACCAGCTCGACGGCCAGTTCGAGGGTCGCGAGAAGGAGCTGTCGGCCGCGTTCCGCTCGCTGCAGAAGAAGCTCGTCCGCCAGCGTGTGCTGACCGACGGCGTCCGCATCGACGGCCGTGGGCTCGCGGACATCCGCACCCTCTCGGCCGAGGTCGAGGTGCTGCCTCGCGTGCACGGCTCGGCGATCTTCGAGCGCGGCGAGACCCAGATCCTGGGCGTCACCACGCTGAACATGCTCCGCATGGAGCAGCAGATCGACTCGCTCGGTCCGGAGACGCGCAAGCGCTACATGCACAACTACAACTTCCCGCCGTACTCGACCGGTGAGACGGGCCGCGTTGGCAGCCCGAAGCGCCGCGAGATCGGCCACGGCGCGCTCGCCGAGCGTGCCCTGGTGCCGGTCCTGCCGAGCCGCGAGGAGTTCCCGTACGCGATCCGCCAGGTGTCCGAGGCTCTCGGCTCCAACGGTTCGACGTCGATGGGCTCCGTCTGCGCCTCGACGCTGTCGCTGCTGAACGCCGGTGTGCCGCTGCGCGCGGCGGTCGCCGGTATCGCGATGGGCCTCGTGTCCGACACCGTGGACGGCGAGACCCGCTACGCCGCGATGACGGACATCCTGGGCGCCGAGGACGCGTTCGGTGACATGGACTTCAAGGTCGCCGGTACCAAGGAGTTCGTCACGGCCATCCAGCTCGACACCAAGCTCGACGGCATCCCCGCCTCGGTGCTGGCTGCGGCGCTGGGCCAGGCCCGCGACGCCCGCCTGACCATCCTCGAGGTGCTCGACGAGGCGATCGACACGCCCGACGAGATGTCCCCGAACGCCCCGCGCGTCATCACGGTGAAGGTCCCCGTCGACAAGATCGGCGAGGTCATCGGGCCGAAGGGCAAGATGATCAACCAGATCCAGGAGGAGACGGGCGCGGACATCTCCATCGAGGACGACGGCACCGTCTACATCGGTGCCACCGACGGCCCTTCGGCCGAGGCCGCCCGCGCGGCGATCAACGCGATCGCCAACCCGCACATCCCCGAGGTGGGAGAGCGGTTCGTCGGAACCGTCGTCAAGACGACGTCGTTCGGCGCCTTCATCTCGCTGTCCCCGGGCAGGGACGGTCTGCTGCACATCAGCCAGATCCGCAAGCTCGTGGGTGGCAAGCGCGTCGAGAACGTCGACGACGTGCTCTCCATCGGCCAGAAGGTCCAGGTCGAGATCGGCGAGATCGACCCGCGC is drawn from Promicromonospora sp. Populi and contains these coding sequences:
- a CDS encoding bifunctional riboflavin kinase/FAD synthetase, with the translated sequence MQLWTDLEQVPPGFGPSVVTIGNFDGVHRGHQAVLDRILRLARGDAASAVAVTFHPHPAAVHRPTSAPELITGLEDRLALMERTGLDATLLVGYTLDFAAQTPEEFVSRYLVDGLGARTVVVGHDVRFGKQNAGTLATMVELGGQHGFEVVAIEDVGDSQPADGDGHQRWSSTAVRALLAEGDVDQAADVLGRPHLVRGTVVHGDARGREMGFPTANLGDITGLVPADGVYAGWLRRGSAATCASLAGPEHDRTAVSGAGLGQEEILPAAISVGTNPTFDGVERRVEAYVLDRTDLDLYDQTVVLEFVAHLRPTLRFDGMEPLIAQMNDDVARSRKILRP
- a CDS encoding ATP-binding cassette domain-containing protein, with translation MTFLELSDLSVGYSGNAVCPPVSLKLAAGDAVAVIGTNGTGKSTLLRTVLGLQEPLSGKVSAFGRPVDERERGFRARVAGVMDDDAFFPGVTVREHLVLTARGHGVPGAGAAVDRVLDHVGITGHGGAMPHTLSSGQRRRFLLASALVRPRDLLVLDEPEQRLDTAMRARLADTLRAEADAGTAVLFATHDDRLLAATGASALYLSDDGAVLVEPADAPGVLAGFR
- a CDS encoding DUF6297 family protein gives rise to the protein MTGAGAHYDAGIAVEPPLPRLVGDDDERLTGAELRRLTARVRAHNLPAAPGRVAMDVGEVVVSLAIVVLYVWGFGAPLREVLVSDATAFGLGPGLVQALVLALAVVAGTSVALRLGPAGLPAAGVRWWVPTAADRAGLTSPSVVRATLVGVGAGLLLGGVPAALTGVGLAGIAADAAFGGALGLLVVAGTGVLQVTGAASGSGPGRVLDLLLAAVPAVGLGLALWAPAWGAWAVPWFVPAGLGAAGGVALAVWARRLDRLRAGELRARASAALQASVAVLSLDSGGLSRALGTGPTASRIFPWVPRTARGPASALLAADAVLLLRSPAALAGLVALAAAGAVVVQVPVLAGGIGLWAVLAGAGYAGALAGAGGPRAAGENPRLDSLVPLGARATRAARTVWPALTAGLVLLTVLAISGGGPLLATAAPAAVVLGAAAVRTAYRGPVPWDVPMIATPAGGVPTGLVLHQLKGLDLAVLGTLPLAWAAVSGVAPPALVVVQVLCAVGAVAWATHAKRTS
- a CDS encoding heme peroxidase family protein, encoding MAQTTQAPQLGDPNQTPNEAVDLAQTPAGRTVRRIGHGGVFVPADPDDTGKPHESTATLMPRTEAAVRRDLREHRFDATTSFDYLLRRLAARYPESHLPDGEQLDETRDALMRLGAAMIEAPAGPPAPGAPPVPPRDSTIPSVYTYWGQFIDHDITLNTNGPDDGSGPGGDQALGDVVSDPFRTFSPKVVRRSLHNGRVPLLDLDSLYGSGPRFKGEKDRGTTRSEAAYVPGSAKLRLGRISTAAIPGFNLVAPGDDPQRDLPRSAEPGSERMPLIPDSRNDENLVVAQFHVAMIRFHNAVVDWVADKEPWNATTQRELFDRAQELVRFHYQWLVVNDYLRTLTKPGVLDSVLATGPSLFRPARRVSMPLEFAVAAFRFGHSMVRGAYDFNVNFTGGGPGGVASLDDLFRFTGNGGLAPEGIGPFPALPSNWPVEWPRLTDKGDPLTFRMARKIDPFLADGLGDLLNEGNSAPVPIKALLKHLAQRNLLRGYMLAIPTGEAVAAELGVRALTPEQLRQNASPEVSAALDDLEGTPLWYYVLKEAEVQGNGNFLGEVGSRILVETFVYLLRLDDESYLRRPGRDWTPAYGVRFEDRRLITTLPDLLAFAGVSPIGQDDAGAPVFRRTGDGYAGHDGA
- the rpsO gene encoding 30S ribosomal protein S15; this encodes MPLDTATKQQIISEYGTKPGDSGSPEVQIALLTQRIKDLTEHLKEHKHDHHSRRGLLLLVGQRRRLQGYLKGIDIERYRALVDKLGLRR
- a CDS encoding polyribonucleotide nucleotidyltransferase produces the protein MEGPEIQFAEAVIDNGRFGTRTVRFETGRLAKQAAGAVAAYLDGETMLLSTTAAGKHPKDQFDFFPLTVDVEERMYAAGRIPGSFFRREGRPSTDAILTCRLTDRPLRPLFVKGLRNEVQIVITVMALHPDDAYDTLAINAASASTQISGLPFDGPVGAVRIALVDGQWVAFPKYSDKERAVFDMVVAGRVVGDDVAIAMIEAEATDNAWTLIKNEGVAAPNETVVAEGIEAAKPFIKALCDAQAQLAAQSAKETQEFPLFPDYQDDAFAAVEAAVAAPTRDALTIADKQQRENTLDELKASVHDQLDGQFEGREKELSAAFRSLQKKLVRQRVLTDGVRIDGRGLADIRTLSAEVEVLPRVHGSAIFERGETQILGVTTLNMLRMEQQIDSLGPETRKRYMHNYNFPPYSTGETGRVGSPKRREIGHGALAERALVPVLPSREEFPYAIRQVSEALGSNGSTSMGSVCASTLSLLNAGVPLRAAVAGIAMGLVSDTVDGETRYAAMTDILGAEDAFGDMDFKVAGTKEFVTAIQLDTKLDGIPASVLAAALGQARDARLTILEVLDEAIDTPDEMSPNAPRVITVKVPVDKIGEVIGPKGKMINQIQEETGADISIEDDGTVYIGATDGPSAEAARAAINAIANPHIPEVGERFVGTVVKTTSFGAFISLSPGRDGLLHISQIRKLVGGKRVENVDDVLSIGQKVQVEIGEIDPRGKLSLVAVTDEDASAPADAAEPAAEATAPADA